From the genome of Solidesulfovibrio carbinolicus, one region includes:
- a CDS encoding NfeD family protein — translation MATSFPPWLIWFVVGLAVSLSELVLPGFVILFFGLGCFGAAALAAVLPEAYTAQVATFIVVTILSLATLRKMAMRVFVGKSEAAPGEERDQNFVKARVVIDQDLAPGQETQVRYRGSVWRARAAEHLTANTEVAIAGFDSADKSCLVLKALKPS, via the coding sequence ATGGCGACAAGCTTCCCTCCCTGGCTCATCTGGTTTGTGGTCGGCCTTGCCGTTTCCTTGTCGGAGCTGGTACTCCCCGGATTTGTCATCCTGTTTTTCGGCCTGGGATGTTTCGGCGCCGCCGCCCTCGCGGCGGTCCTTCCTGAGGCCTATACGGCCCAGGTCGCGACGTTTATTGTGGTCACCATCCTCTCCCTGGCGACCCTGCGCAAAATGGCCATGCGCGTCTTCGTGGGAAAAAGCGAGGCGGCCCCAGGGGAGGAACGGGACCAGAATTTCGTCAAGGCCCGGGTCGTCATCGACCAAGACCTCGCCCCAGGCCAGGAGACCCAGGTCCGGTATCGCGGGTCCGTCTGGAGAGCCCGCGCAGCGGAACACCTTACAGCCAACACGGAAGTTGCCATTGCGGGTTTTGACTCCGCCGACAAGTCCTGCCTTGTCCTGAAGGCCCTCAAACCATCTTGA